The Longimicrobiaceae bacterium sequence GATCCTGCGCAGCTTCAGCGCGCGACGGGCAGTGGCCACCACGTCGTGCGACGTCGGGCCACTCGGCTTGTCGACCGGTAGAACCCCGTTCAGGCCACTCATTCCTCGGTCGAATCGGTGGCCTCGGTGTCGTCGCCTTCGTCGGCCGGCAGCGCCTCGCGCAGGAGCTGCTCGATTCGCGTGGCCTCCTCGAGCACCCGATCGTACTCGAAGTGAAGCTCCGGGACGCGGCGAATGTGGAGCCGTCGGCCGAGCTGCGTGCGCATGAACGCCGCCGCACTGTTCAATCCCTGCCGCACCTCCTCGCGCGCCTCCTCACCACCCAGGGTGGTGAAGTACACGCGGGCATGATCGAGCTCCGGTGAGGTCTCCACGGCCGTGATCGTGGCGAGTCCCACCCGGGGATCTCGAACCTCGGAGCGGAGCATCAGCGCGATCTCCTCCCGCAGGAGCTCGTTGATTCGATCCGTTCTGCGATAACGGGGC is a genomic window containing:
- the rbfA gene encoding 30S ribosome-binding factor RbfA gives rise to the protein MPRYRRTDRINELLREEIALMLRSEVRDPRVGLATITAVETSPELDHARVYFTTLGGEEAREEVRQGLNSAAAFMRTQLGRRLHIRRVPELHFEYDRVLEEATRIEQLLREALPADEGDDTEATDSTEE